AATAGCGAATGAATTAAGGAAGCAGCAGGTGCCACATGGTAAGGTTACCTGGCAGATAGACAGGAATGTGAACACCACCAATGTGTGCATTGCCAACTGTAAGTTCTGTAACTTCTACCGCATTCCTGGTCATAAAGAAGCCTATATTACGCCGATTGAGGAGTATAGGAAGAAAATCGATGAAACGCTCAGGTATGGCGGCGACCAGTTGCTGCTGCAGGGAGGCCATCACCCGGACCTGGGGCTCAGTTTTTATGTAGATCTTTTTAAACAGCTGAAGCAGTTATATCCTGAATTGAGGCTGCATACCTTAGGGCCGCCGGAAGTAGCCCATATTACCAAACTGGAGAAAAGTACGCATATAGAAGTGCTGAAAGCACTGAAAGAAGCCGGGATGGACAGCTTGCCAGGTGCGGGCGCGGAAATCCTGAACGACCGGGTGCGCCGGTTGATCTCAAAAGGAAAATGCGGAGCACAGGAATGGCTGGATATCATGCGTGCGGCACATAAGCTCAATATTGCTTCTTCTGCCACGATGATGTTCGGACATGTGGAAACGGTGCTGGAACGTTTTGAACACCTGGTCGACATCAGGCAGGTACAAAGTGAGAAGCCGGAAGGACATTATGGATTTACGGCATTCATCCCCTGGACATTCCAGGACGTAGATACGCTTTTGGCAAGGATCCGCGGAGTGCACAACATGACCTCTGCAGAAGAATATATCCGTATGATTGCAATGAGCCGTATCATGCTGCCTAATGTCAAAAACATACAGGCGTCCTGGTTAACTGTAGGTAAACAGGTGGCACAACTTTGTTTACACGCCGGAGCCAATGATTTCGGATCTATCATGATCGAGGAAAATGTGGTAAGCGCCGCAGGTGCGCCTCACCGCTTTACATACCGGTCTATGCAGGAAGCCATTCGTGAAGCCGGATTTGAGCCACAGCTGCGCAATCAGCTGTATACTTTCCGGGAACTTCCTGAAGCGATCGAAGAACAGGTAATAAATTATTAGAATCTTACAATATTAAGACAGCCCTTAGCTGCCGGCTTCGGGTATTGGTCACCACCAATGCCTGAAAGTCAGCCGCTAAGGGCTTTTTTTTCGTCAAACAAATGTTAAAACTGGCAGGAAGATGTTACAAAAAGCTCCTTTATCCGTCTAACAGATACTAACTAATCAAACTAAAGGAGGGAATATGAAAAAGCTGGGTTTAATCATGGCTGGATTGGCATTCATGGCCATGGCAGCATGTACGAGCACCAAAGTAACGTCTTCCTGGCGTTCGAATAATGCTCCGCAGCTGCAGAGGGATAACAAGATCATGGTAATGGCGCTGGTGCCTCAGAAAGACCGTACCCTGCGTAGCCAGATGGAAAATTATACCGTATCAGAACTGAGGAGAAAGGGATATAATGCTGTTTCTGCCCTGCAGACATACGGTCCTGCAGAATTCGGAAAACTGAATGAAAAGCAGGTAGTACAACAGTTGCAGGGAAGCGATGTTAACCAGGTGATGACTATTGTTATGCTCGACAGAGGACGGGAAAGAACATTTGTTCCGAACTATAGTCCTTACGGATATTATGGTTTCTGGCCTTACTACTCCATGTGGTACAACCGGATGTATGCGCCGGGGTATTACACCTACAACACAAAATATCAGTGGGAAGGTAATCTGTATGATCTGAAGAGTGGTCAGTTGTTATACTCTGTTCAGTCAAGATCCTTTGATCCGCCAACAACGGAAAGGATGGCTGTATTGTATGCGCAACAGGTGGTGAAAGATATGGCCAGACAACAATTACTGGCTAAGCAATAAGCCATCAGAAGATATTGGAAGAGCAGCTGTCAGTACCGGCATCGTAGTAAAGCCGGGGCTGACAGCTGTTTTTAATTTCAGAACGTTGTTTTTTCCGCTAATAAAATGTATGTTTAACCCCCTTTCAATCCCGCTATGTTCGAAATCTTCGTTAATGAAAACATATACCTGCGGCAACTACAGGTGCAGGATGCCCCTCTGGTATATAAGCAACTGGATGTATCCCGAAAGAGTCTGCGTAAATTCTTACCCTGGGTAGATTATAACACAAATGAAGAGCATTCGCTCCGTTTTATAGAACTGATGCTCCGTAAAGCAGAAGAGCAGGATGCTATTGCGCTGGGCATATGGTATCAGCAGCAGTTCTGCGGAGTGATAGATCTGCACGGCTGGGACCATCAGTTACAAAAGGCAGAAATAGGTTACTGGATAGGAGAATCCTTCCAGGGGAAAGGCATTGTTACCAGCGCCTGCAAAAGCTTAATATCCTTTGTATTCAGAAAGCTTCACCTGAACAAGATCGAGATACGGTTCGTTTTACAGAATGAGCGGAGTGGCCAGATACCCATCAAGCTGGGATTTGCGAAAGAAGGTATCCTTCGCCACAGTGCCAAGCTGCATGGGCAGTATGTAGACATGGTGGTGATGGGTATCCTGCGGCAGGACTGGAAATATTAAGCCGCCTTCTTCTCTTCAGCCGCCTGCGACAGGCGTACCTTACTGTTTTTCCGGCCGTAAGTGTAGTAGACAATCATGCCCAGCGCCATCCAGATGATGAGCCGTAGCCAGGTATCCCAGGGCAGGAACACCATCATGACTACGCAGGAAAGAATGCCCATAATGGGAACGAAAGGAACCCAGGGCGTTTTAAAGGCGCGGGGCGCATCAGGCATGGTATGACGCATGATCCACACGCCGGCGCAAACAATTACAAACGCCAGCAATGTTCCGATACTGGTCATTTCCCCTACCACCCTTATTGGTACAAGGGCCGCAAAAAGGCTCACGAAAATGCAGAAAAGGATATTTGATTTCCAGGGAGTGCGGTAACGGGGATGCACATCTGAAAATATTTTAGGGAGCAATCCATCTTTAGACATCGAATAAAACACCCTCGATTGTCCCCACAAATCTACAAGGATAACGGATGTATAACCTACTACAATGGCCAGTACGATCATTTGTCCTAACCATTTGTAAGGAGTGTGGGAGATGGCAATGGCCACGGGAGCCGCGCTTTGTTTGAACTCCTGGTAGGGAGCCAGTCCTGTCATTACATAGGAGAATAGCATGAAGAGGATGGTGCAAACCGCCAGGGATCCGAGTATACCAATGGGCATATTACGTCTGGGATTGCGGGTTTCCTGGGCAGCTGTACTCACGATATCGAATCCGAGATAAACGAAGAAAATAACCCCTGCGCCCCTAAGTATTCCGGAAATGCCAAATTCGCCGAATTTGCCGGTGTTTTGAGGGATATAAGGGGTTAGGTTGGCCGGCTGTATATACTTCCAGCCCAGGGCTATAAAAACGAGAACAACGCCTACTTTCAGAGACACCACTACCGCATTCCACAAAGCCGATCCTTTGCTGCCCCGCATAAGGATAGCCGACATCAGAATGATGATCAGGGCTGCCGGCAGGTTGAAGTAACCCTGGCCTGTGGCGCCATTTGCCAGCACGAAGGTTTCGAAAGGGGAATGAGTATACTGAGGCGGAATATTAATGTTATAGGCAGACAGAAAAGTAACCAGGTAGTTCGACCAACTGATAGCCACTGTGGCAGCTCCCACGGAAAATTCCAGTACCAGATCCCAGCCAATGATCCAGGCCAGCTGTTCTCCCATGGTAGTATATGCGTAGGTATAGGCACTACCGGCCACGGGGATCATAGAAGCAAATTCAGCATAGCAAAGTCCGGCAAATGCACAGCCTATACCGGCTATTATAAAGGAAAGCGTTACTGCCGGGCCGGCGTTATTGGCGGCAGCCGGCCCCGTAAGGGAGAATAACCCGGCCCCGATAATAACCCCCAGACCCAGCATCAACAGCTGAAAACCATTCAGCGAACGCTTTAATGTATTCTTGTTTTCACTGGCTGATTCATTGAGCAGCCATGACAGTGGTTTTTTGTAGTATTGCGCCATCTTATATCCTACTGTTTTAGTGGACTAGTCCGCGAAAGTAGAACATATTTATGAATTTAAGCAACGTCGCAGATATTTATAGCCTGTCTGAGTGAGGCTATCTGGTCTTTGTGAGCAGGTATAAACTCCTGAGCCACATGACCTTTAAAGCCTGTTTCATATATCGCTTTCATGATAGCGGGATAGTACAGCTCCTGGGTTTCATCGATTTCATGCCGGCCGGGAACTCCTCCTGTGTGATAATGGGCGATATAATCGTGATGGTCACGGATATTGCGGATTACATCTCCTTCCATTATCTGCATATGGTAAATATCATACAGCAACTTAAAATTTGGAGAGCCTACTGATTTACAGAGTTCTACCCCCCAGGCGGTATGGTCGCACTGATAGTCGTGGTGATCAACTTTGCTGTTCAGCAGTTCCATTACCAGGGTTATTTTTTTCTTTTCTGCATAGCCCATAAGGCGTTTCAGTCCTTTGGTACAGTTTTCCAGGCCTTCCTGATCGCTCATGCCATTGCGGTTGCCGGAAAAGCAGATGAGATTGGTGAAACCGGCTTTCGCAGTTTCATCGATATAGTGTTTGAAATATTCTTCCAGTTGATCGTGGTGGGCAATGGTATTAAATCCTTTGGTAATCCCCCATTCCGGGCCATTACTAGCCACCATGGCGGTGATCATGTCATGCTTTTTCAGAATGCTGAAATCCCTGGGATCTACCAGGTCGATGGACCCGATACCGATCTGTTTCGCAGCGGTACAAAGGTCATCCAGTGGAATATTGTAACACCAGGCACAAACAGAGTGGTTGATCTTACCCTTTAGTTTTTCGTCGACCGCCTTGTCGTGGGCAGCAACCCTCGAAGTGAGAGAAGCTAACGAGGTGGATGCGAAGGCCATAGCGGCTACTTTTTTTATCATATCGCGGCGTGAGTTTTCCGGGTGCATAAATTTAGATTGCTTTAATAAGCATCAATGTACTCGAAATTATCGTCAAATACAAGCTATAGCGGTGTTTTCAGGGAGAAAAAAGCGATTTTACATTTCGGGCAGAATAACTGTCATTTTGCTACGTTAATATGATAAATTTGCATTAGCCGTGTTTTGGTAAGTATTTTGTTAAAACTTAGAAAAAAGCGGAGGTTGACATGGAAAAAAAGAATACCCCCAGTTTGTGGATCTGCATCCTGATGGATCTGATTGGATGTGCCAGCTACGCTGTGCCGGGCCTTGGTGAGCTTAGTGATGTCATTTGGGCTCCCATTTCTGCCCTGATCCTCTATCGCATGTTCGGCGGCGCGCTTGGTGCTTATGGTGGCGTATTCAACTTTGTTGAAGAGTTATTCCCCGGAACCGATTTCATTCCCACGTTTACGATTTCATGGATCCTGAAACGGATTGCAGAGGGGCGGCGAACAGCAACGGCATAATTAAGAATATGGAATAAAGAATTAAGAAATAACCCGAAGACTTTAGCAGATAAATATTACACATCGCTAAGGTCTTCGGGTTATTTCTTAGTGTCGGATTTTCTTACAGGTGGATGTTACTTAAAAATTTCTCTGTCTGAATCCTCCGCCAGGGAATCCTCCGGGCATACCCATTCTCATACCTTTATTAGGCTGGTTGGAACCTCCGAACTTGTTCAGGAAATAGGTGAAGCTGATCATGAAATATTGCTGCAATACATTGCTCTGCACGTCCTGGATATAGTTGTCGGCCACTGCCCGGGATACGCTGATATGCTGCCTCAGCAGATCAAATCCCTGTATTTTGATCAGCCCCTGTTTCTTGGGGAATACATACTTGGCAACATTGGCATTCCACATGGTGGAAGTCAGATTGTAGCCCGCCTGCCTGCCGCGACTCATGGTACAGGTAACATCGCTGCCTATCATGAATCCGAGTGGCAGATTGAAGTTTACGTCTGCGTTGACATTATAATCGAAATACCTGGTATTGCCGGCAGCAGTGGCTGCCGAGTGCGAATAGTTGGTGGCGTTGAAATTAACGCTGCCGCCAACCATTGCGTCGAACAGCTCCTTGTACATGTAATTCACATTGACAGATTGTGAGATGGTCAGCGTTGTGGAGCTGCCAGAAACGCCATTGTTCTCTATCATACTATTGCTATAATTGACAGAAGTACCTGTGTTCAGGTTCTGGCCTGGTGTTCTGGAGAGCGGGATGGAATTATGTATCATACCGGAAAGGTTGAAGTTACCATTTACATTCACCGGTTTTACGGTTTGTTTACCGGTGCTGGTATCCAGTGTAGTGGCATTGATGATCTGGTTTACTACAAATGAACCATTCAGTCTTGCGAACATACCACGGAAAGTAACGTTGTTGAATGTGTTATACATCACATTCAGGTTATTGGTGAAAGACGGCTTCAGGTCCGGGTTACCAAGTTGAATATACAGCGGATTACTGTTGTCCGGAACAGGAGCCAGCTGCTGTACGGTGGGCTGACTAGTGCTGCCATTATAGTTAATGCGCAGCCTTTTGCTTTTGGCAAACATGTAGTTGAACGATGCCTGTGGCGAGAAGTTAACCGTATGTTGCCGGATAAGGCTGTCTTTCCCGGTTAAAAAGGAATGGGTGGTATTATCAAGATTGTTGAACAACACGTTTAATCCAATGGAGTAGTCATATTTCAGCTTGTTCGTTCTTATTGCAAATCCTGCCTGTTGATTCACGGTGCTGTTAGTAAAATGGTTACTCAGCGAATCATTCATGATGCTGTACGTTCCCTTGACATTGTCGTAATCGAAAGTGTATTTGGTGCTGTTACTATTGTATTTGGTGATGCCGTAATTGGCTTCCAGGTAACGATCCCTTCCGATTGGCTCAGTGTAAGTGAGATTCATGCCTGCATTGCGGCTGTCGGTGTTTACCTGGTTGCTCTGGTTAAAGGTCACGAGGCTGTCGGCCGCAAAGTATTTGATACTGGATTGTATGTAGTTCTGCTGCTGGTTATTGCTGTTGTTGTAGCTGAAATTGGCGCTGAGTGTACGCCCTGCTTTTTTGAACCGTTTCCGGAAAAGCAGGGTGCCGCCAACGTTCTGATTGATGCCCTGTCCGTCGTTATACGTAGTGCCTTTGTTGACGGTATCTTTTGCTGTGTTGAGTGTTTGGCTGTTAGATACCGTATAGCTGTTACCGTTAGTCAGTGAAACGGTAGGTGAAAATATCAGTGAATGCAGCGTATCGATAGTATACTCCACCCGTCCGGCAAAGCGGTTGTTCGCATTATCCGACTGGGAAGAAGAATTGCTGTTATCGTAGGTGGTACTCGGCGTGCCTTTGATCACAGAGAATGTTTGGCGGGCTGTTTTCTGCTCGATATCTGTTTTGGTATCATTAAACAAATAGCTGCCATTGACGATAAGTTTTTTATTGAAATCCTGATTGAAATTGAGCCCGGTGTTCCAGTTGCGTGTGATACCCGGGTTATTGGAGCCACTGCCGCCTCCGCCCATCATCCGCATCCCGCCACGGCCTCCTCCTCCCCTGCCACCTCCGGCGGAGTTGAACGACATCTGATCCTGAAGCGTATAGCCCAGGTTATTCACGTTGTTGCCTCCGCCCAACAGCGACAGTTGTTGATTTTCACGGAAACGGTTCAGGCTCATGCTTAATCCGAAACGGTCGTCAGTGCCGTATCCGGCAGTTGCGCGTCCGAACATGCCTTTCTTTTTATCTTTCTTTATGGTGATATTAATCGTTTTCTCCGTCTGCCCGTCGTCGATCTGCGTGAACTGTGCCTGATCTGATTTGCGGTCTATCACCTGTACTTTATCGATGATATTGGCAGGGAGGTTTTTGGTGGCCATCTTTGGATCGCTGCCGAAAAACGGTTTGCCATCAACAAATACTTTGGTGACAGTTTCGCCCTGTGCCGTGATGGCACCATCTTTATCAACGGTAACGCCGGGTATTTTCTTCAGGAGGTCTTCCACCACTGCGTTTTCCCGTGTTTTGAATGCATCGGCGTTGAACTCCAGTGTATCTTTCTTGACAACAATAGGTGGTTTTTCATCCAGTATTTCCACCGTGCCCAGGGTTACTCCTTTCTGTGCCATGGCAATATTGCCCATTGAAACCTGGTTGTGATCCGGGGAGATTTGCAGTCGTTTATTGATGGCTTTATAGCCGAGAAAGGTTACGTACAGACGGTATCCGCCATCGGATATGTTATTCAGTTCAAAGTTCCCTTTGTTATCTGTGAGCGTGGTGGTTATAACACTGGAATCTTTAGCATACAGTAATACTACCGTTGCTGCCGGTAGCGGTTCTTTGGTAGTGGAGTCGGTCAGCTGGCCTTTGATTTTTCCCTGCTGAGCCTGGGCTTGTGCGTGCAATAGTCCCAAACCCAGTATCAGCAGGACTTGTAAAAGTTTCTTCATGGTAGAAATTAACGGAACGAAAGTTAGGATGAAATTTACATTTGTGGTTGCCGCTTACGTAATTTCTCCATTTCTTCCCTCCGGATATCTCTCATTTTTTCGGGCGTTACTTTTTCGGCGCCGGCAGGCAATGCCAGCTCGGCATCTGTAACTGGTTTAAGGCTTATACTGGTGGCATTGAATGCGCGACGGCCACCTTCAGCTGCCAGCACTACTGCATTATTTTCAGGCAGCAGCCCGTTTATGGGAGAAAAACTGAAGGGTAATTCGGTGGTGTACCAAACAGTGTATGTATCGTCCTTTAACTGTATAGTGGCCTTTTTACAGATATAGCCGGCGATTTTTTTTGTCTTGTCAGAAGATTTGCTGTTCGCTGTAACGATATAATCTTCCTCGGTGTAATAAGTTTTCTTATCGTCGCCGAACGTAGTGAAAACCTGTTCGTATTTTTTATTGGCGAGGTCCACATACTGTGCGTTGTTGCCTCTCATGCCGAAACCGTTCCTGCGGGGGCCGCGGCTGGTGTCGCCATCGGGGCGTTGCCTTCTGCCGCCCTGGCCGCCGAAATCAGGACGTTCGGTAGTAATCTTGCCAAGGTTGTTGTTGAAAGTAAAGATTTGTTTGAAAGTAATCACATCGGGGATCTGGCGGGAATCATCGCCCTCGCCCCCACCGCGTTGAAAACCACGCATACGTTCAGGGTCGGTTTGGGCAGTCACTTCGTATTCAATAACGCCGGATTGCTGAGCGAATAAAGATCCGGAAGAGAGCAGGGCTGCTGCTGCAAATAGTAAACGGATAGTTCGGTTCATGCCTGATAAATTTTATTTCACAAAAGTGGCAGATCAGGGCTGTTTTTTCGGTTAAAAACCTTTATTTACTGTTATTTATTGTTAAGGGCAATCTGTAAGCGTTAATCTTCCTTATTTACTGTTAAATACTGTTAAGGAATCGGCTGCTATTAAGCCTGTAATAGATAGTTTTGTAAGGATCTTAAAAAAGTTCATGCGACAACGAATCCGAAATATTCTTATCCTCATGTCTGTCTGTATCCTGGGTATATTTTTATTCCAGGGCTACTGGCTGTACAATTCCTATAAACTCCGGGAAGAACAATTCAACAAAGAGATCAATGAATCGTTGCGGACAGCGGTTTTCAACAAACAGTTTTCCGATGTACGCCGTTATATCCGGTATTTTGGTAAAGACAAAGATTCTCTGAAATCCCCTACGATGAAAGGGCTGGCAGACCAGCTGGAAGAGATCGGGGTACCCAAGGGTAAGCGGTTCCGGCCAAGAAAGCCCGACTGGGACGATCATTTCCCCGGTCCGGGGCATCCTCCGGAAGGTTTTCCGGGTGATTCACATGCCCGGAACTATGCCGATACCCTGGCCCGCCAGATCTCGGAATTCCTCATAACCAGTAATTTAAGTAACGATAGTACCAACCTGAAGAAGCTGGATTCGGTATTCCGGGTAGAGCTGACCAACCGGCAGATCAACACCCCTTACCGGCTCGATACTTTTCATATCAGCTATAGTGGTTTTGCCCGGGAAACTTTCCGCGACAGCCTCCGCAGGCGGGAGCCGCGGCGAACGTCAAAAATTCCGTTCAATCCGGCCAGCAGCCTTTTTGTACAGGCCAGTTTCGATTCTCCCCTGCAGTTTATTCTGCAGAAGATGATCTGGACATTACTGGCTTCCGTGGTGCTGCTGGTACTGACTACCGTAAGCTTCCTGTATATGCTGCGGACTATTCTCAAACAGAAGAAGCTGTCGGAGGTAAAGAACGACTTTATCAACAACATGACGCATGAGCTGAAAACTCCCATTGCTACAGTATCTGCAGCAGTAGAAGCGTTGCAGAATTTCAATGCACTGAACGATCAGCGCAAGACGCAGACATACCTGGATATCTCGAAAAATGAACTGCAGCGGCTGTCGGATCTTGTAGAAAAAGTATTACATATTGCAGCAGAAGAGAAGGAAGATATAGAGTTATACCGGGAAGAAACAGACCTTAATGAGATCATCGATAATATACTTTCCAATCATCAGCTGAAAGCAACAAAGCAATTACAGATCAGGTACGATAACAAGATCGGTGACAGGACGGTATACGTTGACAAAACACATCTCGCTAACGCTATTAACAACCTGGTTGACAATGCTATCAAGTATTCAGGTGACCTGGTACAATTATACATACAAACCAGCCTGGAGAATGGTACACTGAAGATCCGGGTAAAGGATAACGGGATTGGTATTCCCAAAGTTTATCAGAACAGTATCTTTGATAAGTTTTTCCGGGTGCCCACCGGCAACCTGCATAACGTAAAAGGCTTCGGACTGGGGCTGAGTTATGTACAGAAGATTGTAGAAATGCATGGAGGAACCATTCAGGTTACCAGCGAGCCCGACAAGGGCAGTGAGTTTATTATTACCATCCCGTCATCTGCTTTATAACAACTAATTTAACCGGTTTATGGCAAAAGTATTACTGATAGAAGATGAAGTTCAGCTCGGACAAATAGTGAAAGACAGTCTGGAGATGAGAGGCTTTGAAATGTTATATGCGGCCGATGGCCGGGAAGGGCTGCGCATTTTCCAGCAGGAGCATCCCGACGTAGTGGTGTTGGATATTATGATGCCGAACATGGACGGATTTTCCGTTACTGCGGAAATCCGCCGGCAGGATAAATTTACGCCGATCATTTTCCTGACAGC
The genomic region above belongs to Chitinophaga sp. 180180018-3 and contains:
- a CDS encoding outer membrane beta-barrel protein, with amino-acid sequence MKKLLQVLLILGLGLLHAQAQAQQGKIKGQLTDSTTKEPLPAATVVLLYAKDSSVITTTLTDNKGNFELNNISDGGYRLYVTFLGYKAINKRLQISPDHNQVSMGNIAMAQKGVTLGTVEILDEKPPIVVKKDTLEFNADAFKTRENAVVEDLLKKIPGVTVDKDGAITAQGETVTKVFVDGKPFFGSDPKMATKNLPANIIDKVQVIDRKSDQAQFTQIDDGQTEKTINITIKKDKKKGMFGRATAGYGTDDRFGLSMSLNRFRENQQLSLLGGGNNVNNLGYTLQDQMSFNSAGGGRGGGGRGGMRMMGGGGSGSNNPGITRNWNTGLNFNQDFNKKLIVNGSYLFNDTKTDIEQKTARQTFSVIKGTPSTTYDNSNSSSQSDNANNRFAGRVEYTIDTLHSLIFSPTVSLTNGNSYTVSNSQTLNTAKDTVNKGTTYNDGQGINQNVGGTLLFRKRFKKAGRTLSANFSYNNSNNQQQNYIQSSIKYFAADSLVTFNQSNQVNTDSRNAGMNLTYTEPIGRDRYLEANYGITKYNSNSTKYTFDYDNVKGTYSIMNDSLSNHFTNSTVNQQAGFAIRTNKLKYDYSIGLNVLFNNLDNTTHSFLTGKDSLIRQHTVNFSPQASFNYMFAKSKRLRINYNGSTSQPTVQQLAPVPDNSNPLYIQLGNPDLKPSFTNNLNVMYNTFNNVTFRGMFARLNGSFVVNQIINATTLDTSTGKQTVKPVNVNGNFNLSGMIHNSIPLSRTPGQNLNTGTSVNYSNSMIENNGVSGSSTTLTISQSVNVNYMYKELFDAMVGGSVNFNATNYSHSAATAAGNTRYFDYNVNADVNFNLPLGFMIGSDVTCTMSRGRQAGYNLTSTMWNANVAKYVFPKKQGLIKIQGFDLLRQHISVSRAVADNYIQDVQSNVLQQYFMISFTYFLNKFGGSNQPNKGMRMGMPGGFPGGGFRQRNF
- a CDS encoding amino acid permease, coding for MAQYYKKPLSWLLNESASENKNTLKRSLNGFQLLMLGLGVIIGAGLFSLTGPAAANNAGPAVTLSFIIAGIGCAFAGLCYAEFASMIPVAGSAYTYAYTTMGEQLAWIIGWDLVLEFSVGAATVAISWSNYLVTFLSAYNINIPPQYTHSPFETFVLANGATGQGYFNLPAALIIILMSAILMRGSKGSALWNAVVVSLKVGVVLVFIALGWKYIQPANLTPYIPQNTGKFGEFGISGILRGAGVIFFVYLGFDIVSTAAQETRNPRRNMPIGILGSLAVCTILFMLFSYVMTGLAPYQEFKQSAAPVAIAISHTPYKWLGQMIVLAIVVGYTSVILVDLWGQSRVFYSMSKDGLLPKIFSDVHPRYRTPWKSNILFCIFVSLFAALVPIRVVGEMTSIGTLLAFVIVCAGVWIMRHTMPDAPRAFKTPWVPFVPIMGILSCVVMMVFLPWDTWLRLIIWMALGMIVYYTYGRKNSKVRLSQAAEEKKAA
- the mqnC gene encoding cyclic dehypoxanthinyl futalosine synthase; translated protein: MKLQDLYKKAQDFGFLTAEEGVYMFEHAPLTELMEIANELRKQQVPHGKVTWQIDRNVNTTNVCIANCKFCNFYRIPGHKEAYITPIEEYRKKIDETLRYGGDQLLLQGGHHPDLGLSFYVDLFKQLKQLYPELRLHTLGPPEVAHITKLEKSTHIEVLKALKEAGMDSLPGAGAEILNDRVRRLISKGKCGAQEWLDIMRAAHKLNIASSATMMFGHVETVLERFEHLVDIRQVQSEKPEGHYGFTAFIPWTFQDVDTLLARIRGVHNMTSAEEYIRMIAMSRIMLPNVKNIQASWLTVGKQVAQLCLHAGANDFGSIMIEENVVSAAGAPHRFTYRSMQEAIREAGFEPQLRNQLYTFRELPEAIEEQVINY
- a CDS encoding GNAT family protein; translation: MFEIFVNENIYLRQLQVQDAPLVYKQLDVSRKSLRKFLPWVDYNTNEEHSLRFIELMLRKAEEQDAIALGIWYQQQFCGVIDLHGWDHQLQKAEIGYWIGESFQGKGIVTSACKSLISFVFRKLHLNKIEIRFVLQNERSGQIPIKLGFAKEGILRHSAKLHGQYVDMVVMGILRQDWKY
- a CDS encoding HAMP domain-containing sensor histidine kinase — its product is MSVCILGIFLFQGYWLYNSYKLREEQFNKEINESLRTAVFNKQFSDVRRYIRYFGKDKDSLKSPTMKGLADQLEEIGVPKGKRFRPRKPDWDDHFPGPGHPPEGFPGDSHARNYADTLARQISEFLITSNLSNDSTNLKKLDSVFRVELTNRQINTPYRLDTFHISYSGFARETFRDSLRRREPRRTSKIPFNPASSLFVQASFDSPLQFILQKMIWTLLASVVLLVLTTVSFLYMLRTILKQKKLSEVKNDFINNMTHELKTPIATVSAAVEALQNFNALNDQRKTQTYLDISKNELQRLSDLVEKVLHIAAEEKEDIELYREETDLNEIIDNILSNHQLKATKQLQIRYDNKIGDRTVYVDKTHLANAINNLVDNAIKYSGDLVQLYIQTSLENGTLKIRVKDNGIGIPKVYQNSIFDKFFRVPTGNLHNVKGFGLGLSYVQKIVEMHGGTIQVTSEPDKGSEFIITIPSSAL
- a CDS encoding TIM barrel protein, producing the protein MIKKVAAMAFASTSLASLTSRVAAHDKAVDEKLKGKINHSVCAWCYNIPLDDLCTAAKQIGIGSIDLVDPRDFSILKKHDMITAMVASNGPEWGITKGFNTIAHHDQLEEYFKHYIDETAKAGFTNLICFSGNRNGMSDQEGLENCTKGLKRLMGYAEKKKITLVMELLNSKVDHHDYQCDHTAWGVELCKSVGSPNFKLLYDIYHMQIMEGDVIRNIRDHHDYIAHYHTGGVPGRHEIDETQELYYPAIMKAIYETGFKGHVAQEFIPAHKDQIASLRQAINICDVA
- a CDS encoding GLPGLI family protein, giving the protein MNRTIRLLFAAAALLSSGSLFAQQSGVIEYEVTAQTDPERMRGFQRGGGEGDDSRQIPDVITFKQIFTFNNNLGKITTERPDFGGQGGRRQRPDGDTSRGPRRNGFGMRGNNAQYVDLANKKYEQVFTTFGDDKKTYYTEEDYIVTANSKSSDKTKKIAGYICKKATIQLKDDTYTVWYTTELPFSFSPINGLLPENNAVVLAAEGGRRAFNATSISLKPVTDAELALPAGAEKVTPEKMRDIRREEMEKLRKRQPQM